Genomic segment of Phaenicophaeus curvirostris isolate KB17595 chromosome 34, BPBGC_Pcur_1.0, whole genome shotgun sequence:
tttcacagaagaactggtccacagcattgccctggcagaggggcagggaaaatgtactggccgtgtgcagcagagaagagagaaacccagcaccccaggcagctgctgccatgtggacacaagctctgctgcccaggagggtcccgtagtgcaggggtttgcagatggcaacgtagcggtcataggacatgactgtgagaagagaaacctctgctgaaatgaagaAGTCAAACAGAAAGAATTGGGCAACACATCCTTCATATGAGATTTCTCTGGTAtcccagagggaattggccatggatttggggacagtggtggagatggagcccatgtcgaggagggcgaggttgaggaggaagaagtacctgggggtgtggaggtggtggtcccaggcgatggtgatgatgatgaggccgtttcccaggagggcagccaggtagatgcccaggaagagccagaagtgcaggagctgcagctcccgtgagtctgcgaatggcaggaggaggaactgggtgatggagctgctgttggacatctgctgcatCTAGGCATTGGGCACTGTTGAGGGAGGAaaggacagtgacaagttaAGGGAGCCTTCTCTAAGCcaaatgaaagtaatttctcaTTACCCCCTTCCCCCTACCCCCGCCTCCATCAGCGCCTCTGCTGCACTCAGAGAGATAAGAGGGAGTCCTGCGAGGTGAGAGCATTGTCTGGctcagtgcagagggaggggaactgctctgtccttgctcttgttcccagctgccctgggcttgCACGTTTCTGAGATCGAGGGGAATCACACTCCCGTGTTACCCTCAAACCACTCAATGTCCACCTCACACCACTCAATGTCTCACCCTTTCCTAAGGTCTCAGCACCCACTTTCATCCTAGGACACACACAGCTCATTCACACGCCCAACAGCATTTTGTGTCTCATACcatctctgtgcttctctgaaGGGCATCTCTGTAACACAGGATGTAAACTCTCCCTCCCAGAACCTTTCTGGCTTTAGTTTCTCCTCATTCCCTGATCCTATCCCTGCTGCCTGGAGGTTTTCCTCCAGTGATGTGTTTCCCTGTCGCACGTTTTTTCCCTGCTcacaaaccccatcccagccccttgGCACTCccctacacaaacctgcctgtttgCAGGGCATTGCCTGGGCACGTGGTCCTGTTTGGAGGCTCCAGAGGGAAGAACAACTTGGTGGggccagcagaggtgatgctggtccATAGGCAGAGGAGGGGCTCAAGGTGGTTTGGGAGACTCCTATCCCAAATCCCTTCCTTGTCctttccactgaacagtccattCAGTTTTTCTAAGGTGATTTGGAATGGTCCTGATCGACGCAGCAACCTCTGGACAGCAAAATACGCTCTCCTGCAGGAGGTGCCTCTtgcacccacagcttctccctgcagcaaaaTTGTCCTGCACCCAGACTTACCATGTCAAGGACTGTGAAGATTTCTCCTCCAGTCAGCCCTCAGTCATCCTCCTGACCACCTTTAAGCTCCCTCTGCCTTGCTGGTCTCTCCATGAGAAACCCTGGGagttcccttctccctgctgtctttgcagaggagctgctcctcgCCAGAGCTCGCTCTTTGTAGCTCTGTCCACTTGCCCTGAGCTCCCTCagtcccaggagcccagcccagctcagcagcagaggagcagcccagggcatttT
This window contains:
- the LOC138732589 gene encoding olfactory receptor 14A16-like; this translates as MQQMSNSSSITQFLLLPFADSRELQLLHFWLFLGIYLAALLGNGLIIITIAWDHHLHTPRYFFLLNLALLDMGSISTTVPKSMANSLWDTREISYEGCVAQFFLFDFFISAEVSLLTVMSYDRYVAICKPLHYGTLLGSRACVHMAAAAWGAGFLSSLLHTASTFSLPLCQGNAVDQFFCEIPQILKLSCSHSYLREAWLLVVSILIVFGCFVFIVVSYVQIFRAVLRMPSEQGRHKTFSTCLPHLAVVSLFISTGTFTDLKPSSISPSFDLVVSFVYSVVPPAVNPLIYSWRNQQLKDATWKLITGFYTEAMNC